From Streptomyces sp. GSL17-111, one genomic window encodes:
- a CDS encoding class I SAM-dependent methyltransferase — protein MTLGFSGDVADYYAKFRRGYPEEVLDILQEFFALTPDDTALDLGCGTGQLAVPLASRVRSVIGMDPEPDMLRLARASAAGQGVTNATWVLGADTDVPALGALLERRPLLAMTVVGQALHWMRHEALFSELLPLCRAGGGVAVVSNGTPLWLQDTEWSQALRRCLERHFDTRLSASCGTAEEDRLRYALALEDAGFTDVRTTSVAYTDELTFEQLIGGLYSAVPAHQLPGGGERSAFAERVREALPPGELFTEHVEVVALVGRVG, from the coding sequence ATGACGTTGGGTTTCAGCGGTGACGTGGCGGACTACTACGCGAAGTTCAGGCGGGGCTACCCGGAGGAAGTCCTCGACATCTTGCAGGAGTTCTTCGCGCTCACGCCGGACGACACCGCCCTTGACCTCGGATGCGGCACAGGGCAGCTTGCCGTTCCACTGGCCTCCCGGGTCCGGTCGGTCATCGGCATGGACCCCGAGCCCGACATGCTGCGCCTCGCTCGCGCGTCCGCCGCCGGACAGGGAGTCACCAACGCGACCTGGGTCCTGGGCGCGGACACGGACGTCCCCGCCCTGGGCGCACTGCTGGAGCGACGGCCGCTGCTCGCGATGACGGTGGTGGGCCAAGCTCTCCATTGGATGAGGCACGAGGCCCTGTTCTCCGAGTTGTTGCCGCTCTGTCGTGCTGGAGGTGGCGTCGCCGTGGTGTCGAACGGGACGCCGCTGTGGCTGCAGGACACGGAGTGGTCCCAGGCTCTGCGCCGTTGTTTGGAACGTCACTTCGACACCCGGTTGAGCGCGTCGTGCGGCACCGCTGAGGAGGACCGGCTGCGGTACGCCCTGGCCCTCGAGGACGCCGGCTTCACCGACGTGCGCACCACCTCGGTCGCCTACACCGATGAGCTGACCTTCGAGCAGCTCATCGGTGGGCTCTACTCGGCGGTGCCGGCACATCAGCTACCGGGCGGCGGGGAGCGGTCCGCGTTCGCGGAGCGTGTCCGGGAAGCGCTGCCCCCGGGTGAACTGTTCACCGAACATGTCGAGGTCGTGGCGCTCGTCGGCCGGGTTGGCTGA